A portion of the Halobacillus ihumii genome contains these proteins:
- a CDS encoding 3D domain-containing protein, whose translation MIMRKYLRTLFFAAIFATAVYFTWVNITNITLKDVDNWLSSNNDKVSALTINAFEDRETGLETKSLNVKKAQQRYVSTSTVEAPASLQEAINLSQYPSHTVVATGYTAGYESTGKTPEHPQFGITFSGVTVKRDLYSTIAADLSVYPIGTILFIPEYGYGVVADKGSAINGNEIDLYYPTVDDVYEHWGKKKVDVYVIKEGDGTLTERDLTQLNKNEALQVFRTQILDE comes from the coding sequence ATAATCATGAGAAAATATTTACGGACTCTTTTTTTCGCAGCAATATTTGCGACTGCTGTTTATTTTACCTGGGTGAACATTACTAATATTACACTTAAAGATGTAGATAACTGGTTATCTAGTAATAATGACAAGGTCTCTGCATTGACGATTAATGCTTTTGAGGATAGAGAAACAGGGCTTGAAACAAAATCTCTTAATGTAAAAAAGGCACAACAACGCTATGTTTCAACTTCTACTGTGGAAGCACCTGCCTCTCTTCAGGAAGCGATAAATTTATCTCAGTATCCCAGTCACACAGTAGTTGCGACAGGCTATACAGCTGGGTATGAATCAACAGGAAAAACACCAGAGCATCCTCAGTTCGGAATTACTTTTTCCGGCGTTACCGTAAAGAGAGACTTATATTCTACCATTGCTGCAGATTTATCTGTATATCCAATAGGAACGATTTTATTTATCCCTGAATACGGCTATGGAGTTGTAGCAGATAAAGGTTCTGCTATTAACGGAAACGAGATTGATTTATATTACCCGACAGTGGATGATGTATATGAGCACTGGGGTAAGAAAAAGGTCGATGTGTATGTCATTAAAGAAGGCGATGGCACCCTTACAGAAAGGGATTTAACCCAGCTTAATAAAAATGAAGCCCTGCAAGTATTCAGAACACAGATTCTTGACGAATAA
- a CDS encoding divergent PAP2 family protein, with protein sequence MNLLQNFPLWAALAAIIFAQIIKVPIQFIASRKFDGGLAFSTGGMPSSHSAAVTALATGVGLDQGFDSSIFAVACVFSIIVMFDSTGVRRQTGEQAIMLNILLNDFHRFVGEAKEWGNKEEFQKREELKELLGHRPIEVFFGAITGIGLTLVLNVLVY encoded by the coding sequence ATGAATTTACTACAAAATTTCCCTCTTTGGGCGGCACTCGCCGCCATAATTTTTGCACAAATCATTAAGGTTCCCATTCAATTTATCGCCTCTCGCAAATTTGATGGAGGCCTTGCGTTCAGCACTGGTGGAATGCCGAGCAGTCATTCAGCTGCTGTCACGGCTTTAGCAACGGGTGTCGGGCTCGACCAGGGTTTTGATTCCTCGATCTTCGCTGTTGCTTGTGTGTTTTCAATTATCGTCATGTTTGATTCTACAGGAGTTCGAAGGCAAACAGGTGAACAAGCTATTATGTTAAATATTTTATTAAATGATTTTCATCGTTTCGTTGGTGAAGCGAAAGAATGGGGAAATAAAGAAGAGTTTCAAAAACGTGAAGAGCTGAAAGAATTGCTGGGCCACAGGCCGATTGAGGTCTTTTTTGGAGCAATCACTGGTATTGGTTTAACCTTGGTGTTGAATGTATTAGTCTATTAA
- the kapB gene encoding sporulation phosphorelay system protein KapB encodes MSEFQNGTIVKAHYKSGIYIGEVIEDRKQNYLVKILAVDKHPMQGDLHNPGKTDDVFFHQRKALSFQEKANIHKKAVHLFESKQVPDYDVSLKQSVEKLKQKLTRRETNFNQHALEQVKDLENQYFR; translated from the coding sequence GTGTCAGAATTTCAGAATGGAACAATTGTTAAGGCTCATTATAAATCAGGGATCTACATAGGGGAAGTAATAGAAGATCGCAAGCAAAATTATTTAGTCAAAATACTCGCCGTAGACAAGCATCCGATGCAAGGCGACCTTCATAATCCTGGTAAAACAGACGACGTGTTTTTTCATCAACGAAAGGCACTAAGTTTTCAAGAAAAGGCAAATATCCACAAAAAGGCAGTCCACCTTTTTGAAAGTAAACAAGTTCCTGATTACGACGTGTCATTGAAACAATCAGTTGAAAAGTTGAAACAAAAATTGACAAGAAGAGAAACAAACTTTAACCAACATGCCTTAGAGCAGGTAAAGGACCTCGAAAACCAATACTTTAGATAA
- a CDS encoding MalY/PatB family protein, whose amino-acid sequence MNRFSEITERKGTRSVKWDLAEELYQDSDVLPMWVADMDFKAPEAVVQALTQRVEHGIFGYTLADEPLKTAIINWLDRRHDWNVKKDWITYSPGVIPSLHMAVQSLTEKNDAIMIQTPVYPPFSSVVNDHDRTLVENPLVLNDGIYSIDFTDFESKIRDYQVKLFILCNPHNPVGRVWNGKELKQINDICLKHGVKVISDEIHADLIYPGHTHIPLAALSKEASNNTITCLSPTKTFNLAGLQASYLIIENEKVRGLVTDYFNKQGMFMLNTLGITAMESAYLHGEEWLEELIETLEMNRNYVTKRLHEETETLQVIPAEGTYLLWIDCRKLNLSQPELISFMKKKAKVGLNEGASFGEEGAGFMRMNIAAPKKLIEEGVSRIIQAVNNK is encoded by the coding sequence ATGAACCGTTTCTCTGAAATAACAGAAAGAAAAGGCACAAGATCTGTTAAATGGGATTTAGCTGAAGAACTTTATCAGGACTCAGATGTGCTCCCGATGTGGGTAGCCGACATGGATTTCAAGGCTCCTGAAGCAGTTGTCCAGGCTCTAACCCAAAGAGTTGAACACGGAATTTTCGGATATACACTGGCTGACGAGCCACTTAAGACTGCCATAATCAACTGGCTTGACCGACGTCACGATTGGAATGTGAAGAAGGACTGGATTACATACAGCCCTGGAGTTATCCCAAGTTTGCATATGGCTGTGCAATCATTAACTGAAAAAAATGATGCTATTATGATTCAGACGCCTGTCTACCCACCTTTTTCAAGTGTAGTCAACGATCATGACCGTACACTTGTTGAGAATCCCTTAGTCCTTAACGATGGAATTTATTCCATTGATTTCACGGACTTTGAATCTAAAATCCGGGACTATCAGGTTAAGTTATTTATTCTTTGCAACCCACACAATCCCGTCGGAAGAGTCTGGAATGGTAAAGAACTCAAACAAATTAATGATATTTGTCTAAAACATGGTGTTAAGGTAATTTCGGATGAAATACACGCTGACTTGATCTATCCAGGGCACACACATATTCCGTTAGCTGCTCTATCTAAAGAAGCTAGTAACAATACCATAACCTGTCTTTCTCCAACAAAAACATTTAATCTGGCAGGATTACAGGCCTCCTACTTAATTATAGAAAACGAAAAAGTCAGAGGACTAGTAACTGATTACTTCAATAAGCAAGGAATGTTTATGCTTAACACACTGGGCATTACTGCTATGGAATCTGCCTACCTTCACGGAGAAGAATGGCTTGAGGAATTAATCGAAACACTTGAGATGAATCGAAACTATGTTACAAAACGCCTTCATGAAGAAACTGAAACATTACAGGTTATTCCCGCTGAAGGCACCTATTTATTATGGATCGACTGTCGTAAACTCAACCTATCCCAGCCTGAACTGATTTCCTTTATGAAAAAGAAAGCGAAGGTAGGTCTAAATGAAGGAGCTTCGTTTGGGGAAGAAGGAGCAGGCTTTATGCGAATGAACATCGCTGCCCCTAAAAAACTTATCGAAGAGGGTGTGTCACGAATCATCCAGGCAGTTAATAATAAATAA
- a CDS encoding NAD(P)/FAD-dependent oxidoreductase: MNNPNIVIIGAGYGGIMTAVKLQKSLNVNDANITLVNKHSYHYQTTWLHENAAGTLHHDRTRIQINDLIDTSKINFVQDTVTKVRPDEKKVTLENGELSYDYLVVGLGFEAATFGISGLKENAFTISSINSARLIRQHIEYNFAKYNNEADKKEERLNLVVGGAGFTGIEFVGELANRVPELCKEYDIPRENVRIINVEAAPTALPGFDPELVEYAMNSLEARGVEFKIGAMIKEVTEDKLIFEKDEKREEIATNTVVWAAGVQGNSLIVDAGFETNRGRIPVRDDLRAPNYDDVFIVGDCALIMNEETERPYPPTAQIAIQMAEHTAASLTKLVQGDNHLESFTPKLQGTVASLGHSDAIGVVFDDKKLFGWSASAMKKVIDNRYLLKLGGIGLLLKKGKLNFFK, from the coding sequence ATGAATAATCCTAATATCGTGATCATTGGAGCCGGGTACGGTGGAATTATGACAGCAGTTAAGCTGCAAAAAAGCTTAAACGTAAATGATGCGAACATTACGTTAGTGAACAAACATAGCTATCATTATCAAACGACTTGGCTTCATGAAAATGCAGCTGGAACTTTGCACCATGACCGGACGAGGATCCAAATTAACGATCTTATTGACACAAGCAAAATTAATTTTGTTCAGGACACTGTAACGAAAGTAAGACCCGATGAAAAGAAAGTCACACTGGAAAACGGTGAACTTTCTTATGACTATTTAGTAGTTGGGCTTGGCTTTGAAGCTGCAACATTCGGAATTTCTGGTCTTAAAGAGAATGCATTTACAATTAGCAGTATTAATAGTGCTCGTCTTATTCGTCAGCATATTGAATACAACTTTGCTAAGTACAACAATGAGGCGGACAAGAAGGAAGAGCGTTTAAATCTTGTTGTCGGCGGCGCCGGATTTACAGGGATTGAATTCGTGGGTGAGCTCGCAAACCGGGTTCCTGAACTTTGTAAGGAATACGATATTCCTCGTGAGAATGTGCGTATTATCAACGTTGAAGCTGCACCTACTGCGCTTCCAGGTTTTGATCCTGAATTAGTAGAATATGCAATGAACTCCCTTGAAGCACGCGGTGTAGAATTTAAAATCGGTGCGATGATCAAGGAAGTCACTGAAGATAAGCTGATATTTGAAAAAGATGAAAAGCGCGAAGAGATTGCTACCAACACGGTTGTATGGGCAGCAGGGGTTCAAGGTAACTCCTTAATTGTTGACGCTGGTTTTGAAACAAATCGTGGTCGTATTCCAGTACGTGATGATTTACGTGCTCCTAATTATGATGATGTCTTCATCGTTGGCGACTGTGCGTTAATTATGAACGAGGAAACGGAGCGTCCATACCCTCCGACAGCACAAATTGCAATTCAAATGGCTGAACACACAGCAGCGAGCCTTACGAAATTAGTTCAAGGCGATAACCATTTAGAGTCGTTTACTCCTAAGCTCCAGGGTACGGTTGCTTCACTTGGGCACAGTGATGCGATAGGTGTTGTGTTCGACGATAAGAAGTTATTTGGATGGTCTGCCTCAGCAATGAAGAAAGTGATTGATAATCGCTATCTCCTTAAACTGGGCGGAATCGGACTTCTCCTTAAAAAAGGAAAGCTTAATTTCTTTAAATAA
- a CDS encoding leucyl aminopeptidase, protein MFNIQKDLFSQNHTLIVGLYEGDIDQQMIYQTLDDHSSGQIAVYTKEGDLSPEYKEVSKYLPSGQFPLKRIYFLGLGDNKQLTRKRLKSAFGKLFKELQSDNITEVSIALDSFLSDNLKGNDCAQLITESMGTATYQLVHYKSDQPKKLSMIDSLTLISNDQEEDLLSSLEKGYSFSHGVNTARHLVHLPANMLTSTNMAKHAVSMADSYDFAVEILDKNQMEELGMGALLAVNQGSVEPPKMIVLKYQGLEKWGDVTALVGKGITYDTGGYSIKTKTGMPGMKGDMGGAAAVLGAMDIIGRLKPKQNVLAVIPSSDNMISGAAFKPDDVITSLSGRTIEVLNTDAEGRLALADGVTYAKQLGAERIINVATLTGGVVTALGSWMTGAMTNNKDFFEAVQKSSEAVDEPIWQLPYNEDYQEQVRKSSIADLNNSPTRKAHPIMGGAFVGEFAEETPWVHLDIAGTSMAEASHDLGPKGPTGVMARTLSQYILTRS, encoded by the coding sequence ATGTTCAACATTCAAAAAGATTTGTTTAGCCAGAATCACACACTTATTGTCGGTTTATATGAGGGAGATATTGATCAACAAATGATTTATCAGACACTAGATGATCACTCCTCCGGCCAGATTGCTGTGTATACTAAGGAGGGAGATCTATCCCCGGAGTATAAAGAAGTTTCAAAATATCTGCCTTCCGGCCAGTTTCCTCTAAAGCGGATTTATTTTTTGGGGTTAGGCGACAATAAACAACTTACAAGAAAACGGCTTAAGAGTGCTTTTGGAAAGTTATTTAAGGAGCTGCAATCTGACAACATCACCGAAGTGTCCATAGCTCTTGATAGTTTCCTATCAGACAACCTTAAGGGTAATGATTGCGCTCAACTTATTACTGAATCAATGGGCACAGCGACTTATCAACTTGTTCATTATAAAAGCGATCAACCTAAAAAACTATCAATGATTGACTCACTTACTTTAATTTCAAATGATCAAGAGGAAGACCTACTAAGTTCGTTAGAAAAAGGATACTCCTTCAGCCACGGTGTGAACACAGCTAGGCATTTAGTGCATCTTCCTGCCAACATGCTGACATCCACCAATATGGCAAAACATGCTGTGAGTATGGCTGACAGTTATGATTTTGCAGTGGAAATTCTTGATAAGAATCAAATGGAAGAGCTGGGCATGGGGGCGTTGCTCGCTGTCAATCAGGGTTCCGTAGAGCCTCCGAAGATGATTGTATTGAAATATCAGGGGCTGGAGAAATGGGGTGATGTTACGGCCCTAGTTGGTAAAGGGATTACATATGACACTGGTGGTTATTCAATCAAGACGAAAACGGGCATGCCAGGGATGAAAGGGGATATGGGTGGAGCAGCAGCTGTACTTGGGGCAATGGATATTATTGGCCGTTTAAAGCCCAAGCAAAATGTATTAGCTGTTATCCCTTCCTCTGACAACATGATTTCCGGTGCAGCATTTAAACCAGATGATGTAATTACATCTTTGAGTGGTCGTACAATTGAAGTGCTAAATACCGATGCGGAAGGTAGATTGGCCCTTGCCGATGGAGTAACCTACGCCAAACAACTGGGTGCTGAACGTATTATCAACGTAGCTACCTTAACAGGTGGTGTTGTTACAGCATTAGGTTCATGGATGACAGGTGCTATGACGAATAACAAAGATTTTTTCGAAGCAGTGCAGAAGAGCAGTGAAGCTGTGGATGAGCCAATTTGGCAGCTTCCCTATAACGAGGATTATCAGGAGCAAGTTAGAAAGAGCTCGATTGCTGACTTAAATAATTCTCCTACACGCAAAGCCCATCCCATTATGGGTGGAGCTTTTGTCGGGGAGTTTGCAGAAGAAACCCCGTGGGTGCACTTAGATATTGCTGGAACGTCAATGGCGGAAGCATCCCATGACTTAGGTCCTAAAGGTCCAACAGGTGTGATGGCTCGGACTTTGTCTCAATACATTCTAACAAGATCTTGA
- a CDS encoding cation:proton antiporter translates to MHSEFPALLGAGLILIAIFYLGFLSLKIKIPGVILYILLGIVLAGQLGGNELLHFASEIGIVLLFFLLGLEFNVKRLGGIAKKIWPSGLLDLFLSLGITTGIALLFNLDLFSSFLIGGIAYATSSSITAKLLDDRGRMANIETEYILGILIFEDLAAPIVVAILFGVSSGETFTTVSFLVITGKIIGLTLAAIILGKTVFKKVETLLDRIADEDFKIALLTGIALTYGGLALYLGLSEVLGAFLAGMMLAEIGKIEKVEQTVFPIRDLMLPTFFVYFGTTINLGNGVPMAGLLVVVLVWSVIAKLLVGILGGPLYGLPKRASLRAGLSICSRGEFSVVIAGVATGVLKAFSGLYILIAAFIGMVLFEQAPKIVTKVYGKPQKKKKNLKVPGT, encoded by the coding sequence GTGCACAGTGAATTTCCTGCCCTGTTGGGTGCAGGGCTAATTCTAATTGCCATATTTTATTTAGGTTTTTTAAGTCTTAAAATCAAGATCCCTGGAGTTATTCTTTACATTCTATTAGGGATCGTTCTGGCTGGACAACTTGGCGGAAACGAACTTCTCCATTTTGCAAGTGAAATAGGAATTGTTCTGTTATTTTTCTTATTAGGTTTGGAGTTCAATGTGAAACGGCTTGGTGGGATTGCTAAAAAAATCTGGCCATCTGGTTTGTTGGATTTGTTCTTAAGTTTAGGGATTACTACAGGTATTGCTCTTTTATTTAATCTTGATCTATTTTCTAGTTTTTTAATAGGCGGGATTGCCTATGCCACGAGTTCATCGATTACTGCAAAATTGTTGGATGATCGGGGCAGGATGGCCAACATAGAAACAGAATATATTTTAGGAATACTTATTTTTGAAGATCTCGCTGCGCCGATTGTCGTAGCTATTTTATTCGGTGTCAGTTCTGGTGAGACTTTCACAACAGTTTCTTTTCTAGTTATTACCGGAAAAATTATCGGATTGACGTTAGCTGCGATCATCCTTGGTAAAACAGTATTTAAAAAAGTTGAGACGCTGCTTGATCGAATAGCAGACGAAGATTTTAAGATTGCGTTGCTGACAGGGATAGCTTTAACTTACGGTGGTTTAGCATTATACCTTGGATTATCAGAGGTACTGGGAGCATTTTTAGCAGGTATGATGCTGGCTGAAATTGGAAAGATAGAAAAAGTGGAACAAACCGTTTTTCCAATTCGAGATCTTATGCTTCCAACATTCTTTGTTTACTTTGGGACAACCATTAATTTGGGCAATGGTGTGCCGATGGCAGGTCTGCTCGTTGTTGTTCTGGTATGGTCGGTGATTGCAAAACTGCTAGTCGGCATACTTGGCGGACCACTTTATGGGTTGCCAAAACGAGCTTCCTTACGAGCAGGTTTATCGATTTGTTCAAGAGGTGAATTCTCTGTGGTTATTGCCGGTGTCGCTACCGGAGTGCTTAAAGCCTTTAGCGGATTGTATATTCTCATCGCGGCTTTCATAGGAATGGTTTTGTTTGAGCAGGCACCGAAAATCGTTACAAAAGTTTATGGAAAGCCTCAAAAAAAGAAGAAAAATTTAAAAGTGCCTGGAACCTAA
- a CDS encoding HesB/IscA family protein, with amino-acid sequence MILNITEAANHRIREMMKEEESGDVHLRFGIKGGGCSGLSYAMGFEEEINEELDKTMVLDGIPVVIHNQDIPIIEGTTIDFKQNMMGGGFTIDNPNAIVSCGCGSSFKTATNAGTPDPNC; translated from the coding sequence ATGATTCTTAATATCACGGAAGCAGCTAACCATCGAATCAGAGAAATGATGAAGGAAGAAGAATCGGGCGATGTACACCTTCGTTTTGGAATAAAGGGTGGAGGCTGTAGTGGATTGTCTTATGCGATGGGCTTCGAAGAGGAAATTAATGAAGAATTAGACAAGACTATGGTATTGGACGGCATCCCTGTCGTCATCCATAATCAAGATATTCCGATCATTGAAGGCACAACAATTGACTTCAAACAAAACATGATGGGCGGCGGTTTTACCATCGATAATCCGAACGCCATTGTATCGTGCGGCTGCGGATCTTCCTTTAAAACAGCAACAAATGCAGGGACACCGGACCCTAATTGCTAA
- a CDS encoding superoxide dismutase family protein has protein sequence MRVVWIGAFVSLLMMTGCGEKRSPLESALYNQEGDRIGTVTLTEQPDGVEVKVQAEGLEPGPHGIHIHEFPKCEGPDFKSAGNHFNPTKKKHGLLNQKGAHAGDLPNLDAESSGSAKAKLMLSGATLKDGQTSLLKSEGTSLVIHSEPDDGMSQPAGESGDRVACAEITLNSDKNKTSDPTDLNEKQKE, from the coding sequence ATGAGAGTTGTTTGGATCGGCGCATTTGTTAGTTTATTAATGATGACTGGCTGTGGGGAAAAACGTTCCCCTTTAGAATCGGCGCTTTATAATCAGGAAGGTGATCGTATAGGAACGGTCACCTTAACAGAACAGCCAGATGGGGTAGAGGTGAAGGTACAAGCAGAAGGTCTTGAGCCTGGTCCTCATGGCATCCATATTCATGAGTTTCCTAAATGTGAAGGGCCAGACTTTAAGAGTGCGGGAAATCATTTCAACCCCACCAAAAAGAAGCATGGTTTGTTAAATCAGAAAGGGGCTCATGCAGGTGATCTTCCTAATCTTGATGCAGAATCAAGCGGATCAGCTAAAGCAAAATTGATGCTTTCAGGAGCTACACTGAAAGATGGTCAAACTTCTTTATTAAAAAGTGAAGGGACGTCATTAGTTATTCATAGCGAACCTGATGATGGCATGTCACAGCCTGCAGGGGAATCAGGAGATCGGGTGGCTTGTGCAGAAATCACGTTAAATAGTGATAAGAATAAAACGAGTGATCCTACTGATTTAAATGAGAAGCAAAAAGAATAG
- the deoD gene encoding purine-nucleoside phosphorylase, with amino-acid sequence MSVHIGAKPGEIADKILLPGDPLRAKYIAENFLDDATCYNEVRGMYGYTGTYKGERISVQGTGMGVPSISIYINELMESYDVQKLIRVGTCGALQKDVKVRDVILASTSTTDSQMNRMVFDHIDFAPTADFGLLKNAYDAGIDKGLKLRVGNVFTSDSFYRDNAMDLFNLLAKYNVLAVEMETTALYTLAAKYNRQALSVLTVSDHILTGEETSSEERQTTFNDMIEVALDAAIED; translated from the coding sequence ATGAGTGTACATATTGGTGCCAAACCTGGAGAAATTGCCGATAAAATTCTATTACCTGGAGATCCCCTAAGAGCAAAATATATTGCTGAGAATTTCCTGGATGATGCAACATGCTACAACGAAGTCCGCGGCATGTATGGCTACACAGGAACATATAAAGGTGAACGTATTTCTGTTCAAGGAACTGGGATGGGTGTTCCATCCATTTCAATCTATATTAATGAATTGATGGAAAGCTACGATGTTCAGAAACTCATCCGTGTGGGTACGTGTGGAGCCCTACAAAAAGATGTTAAAGTACGTGATGTTATTTTAGCCTCAACATCAACTACTGACTCACAAATGAATCGTATGGTATTTGACCACATTGACTTCGCACCGACAGCTGACTTCGGTCTATTGAAAAACGCTTATGATGCCGGTATTGATAAAGGCCTAAAACTACGTGTCGGGAATGTTTTCACAAGCGACAGTTTTTACCGTGATAATGCCATGGACCTTTTCAACTTATTAGCTAAATACAATGTATTAGCAGTGGAAATGGAAACAACCGCATTATACACACTTGCGGCCAAATACAACCGCCAGGCGCTTTCTGTACTTACCGTTAGTGATCACATTTTAACTGGCGAAGAAACGTCTTCTGAGGAACGTCAGACCACTTTTAATGACATGATTGAAGTAGCATTAGACGCAGCCATTGAAGACTAA
- a CDS encoding cation:proton antiporter regulatory subunit, with translation MNISVSQLPGIGQKITLKTAEDSMLVLIVHHTGKRELYFFEEADSEEADFAMDLTSDETRELGAQLLGATYQPVDANKLKMFKNQIVIDWIELKEASPITEQTIEESEIRNRTGVTIIGIIKGDETIAIPEADTKLLPGDVIMTIGKQEQIDSFSELCSGKG, from the coding sequence ATGAATATTTCTGTTTCGCAGTTACCAGGTATTGGTCAAAAAATTACCTTAAAGACAGCTGAGGACAGTATGCTTGTATTGATCGTACATCATACAGGCAAGCGGGAGCTTTATTTTTTTGAAGAGGCTGACAGTGAAGAAGCAGACTTTGCTATGGATTTGACATCGGACGAAACGAGAGAGCTTGGCGCCCAGCTGCTTGGTGCTACTTATCAGCCGGTCGATGCCAATAAATTAAAGATGTTCAAGAATCAGATTGTAATCGATTGGATCGAATTAAAAGAGGCTTCTCCTATTACCGAACAAACCATTGAGGAGTCTGAAATCAGAAATAGGACAGGAGTCACAATCATTGGTATCATTAAAGGAGACGAAACCATTGCTATTCCAGAGGCAGACACAAAACTGTTACCAGGGGATGTCATTATGACGATTGGTAAACAGGAGCAGATTGACAGCTTCTCTGAATTGTGCAGTGGAAAGGGATGA
- a CDS encoding NAD(P)/FAD-dependent oxidoreductase has translation MDDKVYDITIIGGGPVGLFTAFYGGMRQASVKIIESLPHLGGQLTALYPEKYIFDVAGFPRVRAQELVDNLEEQAMAFDPAIALDQAVETVERLEDGSFKLTTNSEVHYTRTLIVTAGNGAFQPRRLKIDDTERFEQTNLHYHVNDMNHFTDKNVMICGGGDSAVDWALMLEPVAKQVSLVHRRDKFRAHEHSVEQLMNSSVKLMTPFTPEKMIGEDRINQVELHEVKGDRVETIDVDEVVVNYGFISSLGPIKNWELEIEKNSIVVNSKMETNIEGIYAAGDICTYPGKVKLIASGFGEGPTAVNNAKAYLDPKARVQPKHSTSMFS, from the coding sequence ATGGATGATAAAGTATATGATATAACAATCATTGGCGGAGGCCCCGTCGGTTTATTTACTGCATTCTATGGCGGCATGCGTCAAGCAAGCGTTAAGATAATAGAGAGTTTACCTCATTTGGGCGGGCAGCTTACTGCACTATACCCTGAAAAATATATATTTGATGTAGCCGGATTCCCACGCGTTCGGGCCCAGGAACTTGTTGATAATCTAGAAGAACAAGCAATGGCATTTGATCCTGCGATTGCTTTGGATCAAGCAGTTGAAACGGTAGAACGTCTTGAAGATGGCTCCTTCAAGCTGACAACGAATTCAGAAGTACATTATACACGTACACTGATTGTAACTGCCGGCAATGGGGCTTTCCAGCCTAGAAGACTTAAAATAGACGACACAGAACGGTTTGAGCAGACCAACTTACACTATCACGTTAATGATATGAATCATTTCACTGATAAAAATGTCATGATTTGCGGCGGCGGCGATTCAGCCGTGGACTGGGCGTTAATGCTTGAACCTGTAGCTAAACAAGTTTCATTAGTCCATCGTCGTGATAAATTCCGCGCTCACGAACACAGTGTTGAGCAGCTTATGAACTCTAGTGTCAAATTGATGACTCCCTTCACCCCTGAAAAAATGATCGGTGAAGATCGCATAAACCAGGTAGAGCTGCATGAAGTTAAAGGTGACCGCGTGGAAACAATCGATGTAGATGAAGTAGTCGTAAATTATGGTTTTATATCATCTTTAGGCCCCATTAAAAATTGGGAGCTGGAAATTGAGAAAAATAGTATTGTTGTGAACTCTAAAATGGAAACAAATATTGAGGGGATTTATGCGGCAGGAGATATTTGCACCTATCCAGGGAAAGTGAAACTGATTGCTTCTGGTTTTGGTGAAGGGCCGACCGCGGTAAACAATGCTAAAGCTTATTTAGACCCGAAAGCACGGGTCCAGCCTAAACATTCTACTAGCATGTTTTCCTGA
- a CDS encoding YuiB family protein, with product MNIVQFVVSMLLFFVLFFGISFLINMILRSSWIMAIVYPAIVLLIVDNFEMSRYFTETSAAFGTVFDQIVHLQAVDITILLCGFAGTIGAGIVIKLLRKHGYQMF from the coding sequence TTGAATATTGTTCAGTTTGTTGTGTCTATGCTATTGTTTTTTGTACTATTCTTTGGGATTTCTTTTTTGATTAACATGATTTTACGATCTTCCTGGATTATGGCCATTGTATATCCTGCCATTGTCTTACTCATCGTAGATAATTTTGAAATGAGTCGATATTTTACTGAAACTTCCGCAGCTTTTGGAACTGTTTTTGATCAAATCGTTCATCTTCAAGCTGTTGATATTACTATTCTTCTTTGCGGTTTTGCTGGAACCATTGGAGCGGGTATAGTTATCAAATTACTTAGAAAACACGGATATCAAATGTTTTAA
- the yugI gene encoding S1 domain-containing post-transcriptional regulator GSP13, whose product MSDKFQEGQVLEGKVTGIQPYGAFVALDEQVQGLVHISEVTHGYVKDINEHLSEGDEVQVKILNIDEKNNKYSLSIRATQEAPKKERRPRKQATPQQEDASAGFNTLKDKLEDWIKQSDDREKFRK is encoded by the coding sequence ATGTCAGATAAGTTTCAAGAAGGTCAAGTTTTAGAGGGTAAAGTTACAGGGATACAGCCATACGGTGCTTTCGTTGCACTTGACGAGCAAGTACAGGGTCTTGTGCATATTTCTGAAGTAACTCATGGCTATGTGAAGGATATTAACGAACATCTTTCTGAAGGTGATGAAGTCCAAGTTAAAATTCTAAACATTGATGAGAAAAATAATAAATACTCTCTCTCTATTCGTGCCACACAAGAAGCACCTAAAAAGGAGCGTCGTCCTCGTAAACAAGCGACTCCTCAGCAAGAAGATGCATCAGCAGGATTTAACACACTTAAGGATAAGTTAGAAGACTGGATTAAACAGTCCGACGACCGTGAAAAATTCCGCAAATAA